A stretch of Vicinamibacterales bacterium DNA encodes these proteins:
- a CDS encoding CHASE2 domain-containing protein yields the protein MAATPRLSRRRLILASGIAPVLLVCMLTLLRPAALARLDDAAYDVVVRMTGTKPPDPGVAIVDVDERSLESVGQWPWRRDVVGQLVVRLRDAGAAVVAIDIMFAEPDRYVSTGGANAESPDEAFARALRESPAVLGYGLHFDPRASARRPCVLHPAPLAIVQPPDAPAALPLFQATATVCNLPILSEAARRSGFLNAAPDRDGILRRVPLLAELDGRVYPSLAVAAVTAAHPASPMVLRVENVNASQLSIGDRVVPLDGRGNLLLGFRGKRRTFPYFSAADVLNGTMRADALRGKIVFVGTTALGTREVVATPLDTQFVGVEVQATTADNLLQQDFVHRTPFGSSLDALAVLAIGIALAMVITSAGVVAGLAAGAVSVIGLWWGAAWLLESHRVAVSPLFSTMAILACVSAMTLAKFTVERGRADTESREKAAAQRLMVQTLLSLTEVRDAETGRHSRRTQQYARLLAEPLAAHPEYRDYLTRERIDLLASLAPLHDIGKVGIPDRVLNKPGALTAEEQMEMRRHPELGREVILKAEARVGVRDDVTLQLAKDIVYTHHERWDGTGYPQGLQANDIPVAGRIMALVDVYDAVRARSLYKKCMSHDEAVALIVRGKGTHFDPAVVDAFLRVSESFEVVSSEALPEVVRA from the coding sequence ATGGCCGCCACTCCGCGCCTGTCGCGCCGCCGCCTGATCCTCGCCAGCGGGATCGCGCCCGTCCTGCTCGTCTGCATGCTCACCCTGCTCCGCCCCGCCGCCCTGGCGCGGCTCGACGACGCCGCCTACGACGTCGTGGTGCGGATGACCGGGACGAAGCCGCCGGATCCCGGCGTGGCGATCGTCGACGTCGACGAGCGCAGCCTCGAATCGGTCGGCCAGTGGCCGTGGCGCCGGGACGTCGTCGGCCAGCTGGTCGTGCGGCTGCGCGACGCGGGCGCGGCAGTGGTCGCGATCGACATCATGTTCGCCGAGCCGGATCGATACGTCAGCACCGGCGGAGCGAACGCCGAGTCGCCCGACGAGGCATTCGCGCGCGCGCTGCGCGAGTCCCCGGCCGTGCTCGGCTACGGGTTGCATTTCGATCCGCGTGCCTCGGCCAGGCGTCCGTGCGTGCTGCACCCCGCGCCGCTCGCCATCGTGCAGCCGCCGGATGCGCCGGCCGCGCTGCCGTTGTTCCAGGCGACCGCGACCGTCTGCAACCTGCCGATCCTCTCGGAGGCGGCCCGCCGGTCCGGGTTCCTCAACGCCGCGCCGGATCGCGACGGCATCCTGCGCCGCGTGCCGCTTCTCGCGGAGCTGGACGGCCGCGTCTACCCGAGTCTCGCGGTCGCGGCGGTTACTGCGGCGCACCCGGCGTCCCCCATGGTTCTGCGCGTCGAGAACGTCAACGCATCGCAGCTGTCGATCGGCGATCGCGTCGTCCCGCTGGACGGCCGCGGGAACCTGTTGCTCGGATTCCGCGGCAAGAGGCGGACGTTTCCGTATTTCTCCGCGGCCGACGTCCTCAACGGGACGATGCGGGCCGATGCCCTGCGCGGCAAGATCGTGTTCGTCGGCACCACCGCACTCGGCACCCGCGAAGTCGTCGCCACCCCGCTCGACACGCAGTTCGTCGGCGTCGAAGTCCAGGCGACGACGGCAGACAACCTGCTGCAGCAGGACTTCGTCCACCGCACGCCGTTCGGATCGTCCCTCGACGCGCTCGCCGTGCTGGCGATCGGGATCGCGCTGGCCATGGTGATCACCTCGGCCGGCGTCGTCGCCGGTCTGGCGGCGGGCGCCGTCAGCGTCATCGGGCTGTGGTGGGGCGCGGCGTGGCTGCTCGAGAGCCATCGCGTCGCCGTATCGCCGCTGTTCTCGACCATGGCGATCCTCGCCTGCGTGTCGGCGATGACGCTGGCCAAGTTCACCGTCGAGCGCGGCCGCGCCGACACCGAGAGCCGCGAGAAGGCGGCGGCGCAGCGCCTGATGGTGCAGACGCTGCTGTCGCTCACCGAAGTCCGCGACGCCGAGACCGGGCGGCACTCACGCCGCACGCAGCAGTACGCGCGGCTGCTCGCCGAGCCGCTCGCCGCCCATCCGGAATACCGGGACTACTTGACCCGCGAGCGGATCGATCTGCTCGCCAGCCTCGCGCCGCTGCACGACATCGGCAAGGTCGGCATCCCCGATCGCGTCTTGAACAAGCCGGGCGCCCTCACCGCCGAAGAGCAGATGGAGATGCGGCGCCACCCGGAGCTCGGACGCGAGGTGATCCTCAAGGCCGAAGCCCGCGTCGGCGTCCGCGACGACGTGACGCTGCAGCTGGCGAAGGACATCGTCTACACCCACCACGAGCGCTGGGACGGCACCGGCTATCCGCAGGGGCTGCAGGCCAACGACATTCCGGTCGCCGGCCGAATCATGGCGCTGGTGGACGTCTACGACGCGGTGCGCGCCCGATCGCTCTACAAGAAGTGCATGAGCCACGACGAAGCCGTGGCGTTGATCGTGCGCGGCAAGGGGACGCACTTCGATCCCGCGGTGGTGGACGCGTTCCTGCGCGTGTCGGAGTCGTTCGAAGTGGTGTCGAGCGAGGCCCTGCCCGAGGTCGTGCGCGCCTGA